In Syntrophales bacterium, the genomic stretch CGGAAGCGCTTGGTCACCATGGCCACGCACTCCACCTGGCCGCGGACCGACGACACCCGGACCCGCTCCCCGTTCCGGATGCCCTTCTGCTTGGCCAGCTTGTCGCCGATCTCGACGTAGAGCTCCGGCTGCATCTCCAGGAGCCAGAGCTGCCAGCGCGTCAGGGCGCCGGAGCACCAGTGCTCCGTGCAGGAGTAGGTGGTGCAGACGTAGGGGAACTTCTCATCCGCGTTGGCGACCTTGTCCAGGTCGCTCTTGAAGATCTGGATGGCCGGGTTGATCAACTGTCCCGACAGGGGGTTCTTCGAGAGTGGTCCTTCCAGCGGCTCGTAATGCTCCGGAAAGGGCCCCTCGACCATGCCGGGTCCGAAAAGAGCGCCCAGGCCGTCCTGCTTCATGATGAAGGGGTACTTTCCCTTCTCCTTGTTGGCCATGGGCGGCCAGGGACCGTCCGGGACGTCGCCGACCCACTTCTCCCCCGTCCAGGCCAGGATCTTGCGCTTGGGATTGTAGGGGGTCCCGTTGACGTCGCAGGAGGCGCGGTTGTAGAGAATGCGCCGGTTGACGGGCCAGGCGAAGGACCAGTTCGGGTAGAGGCCGAGACCCGTCGGGTCGTCCTTGCCCCGCTTGGCCATCTTGTTCTCGCCGTCGGTAGAGAAGCTGCCGGCCATGATCCAGTTGCCGCCGGAGGTCGATCCGTCGGCCTTCAGCATCCCGAAGGTCGGGACCAGCTGGCCCTTCTTGAAGACGGTGCTGGTCTTCTTTTCCTTGTCCTCGATGACGGTGTCCTTCAGGAAATAGCCGTTGATCTGCTTCGAGATCTTCAGGGCGTCGTAACGTCCCTTCCGGTCCGTGTAGTCCCACTTGAGACCCAGGATCGGCTCGGGAAACTTGCCGCCCTCCTTCTTATAGAGGGCCCGGACGGCGTCCATCATCTTGATCCAGATCTCGCCGACGGGGATGGCGTCCTCCGGCGGCTCCGCGGCTTTGTACTTCCAGGTCACCCAGCGGCCGCTGTTGCTCTGGCTGCCTTCCTTCTCCATGGTGGCGGAGGCGGGGAGGAGGAAGCACTCCGTCTTGACCTTCTTCGGATCGACACCGGGGCCCTTCCAGAAGGAGCAGGTCTCGTTGTCGAAGATGTTGGCGCTCACCAGCCAGTCCAGCTTCTCCAGGGCCTTGCGGACCTTGGCCGTGTTGGGAGAGCTGACCGCGGGGTCCGTGCCGACGGAGAAGAGACCCTTCACCTTCCCCTCGTACATCTTGTCGAAGAGGTGCATGAGGGAGTAGGCCTGACCGTCGTCCATCTTCGGCAGCCAGGAGTAGCAGAACTCGTTTTCCTTCGTTGCCCTCTCATCATAGTAGGATTTGAGCAGGCTGACGAAGAAGTTCGGATAATTCTGGTAGTAATTGGCCGACTGGGGATCCTTGGATTCCGGCGTGCATTTATGAAGGTATTTCTCCAGGGTATCGAGTGATGCCACGGGCATCTTCAGGTAGCCCGGGAGGTTGCCGTAGAGGATGCAGTGGTCCGTGGATCCCTGGACGTTGGGCTCACCCCGGAGGGCGTTGATGCCGCCGCCGGCGATGCCCATGTTGCCCAGGAGGAGCTGGATGATGGACATGGTCCGGATGATCTGGCTCCCCGTCGTGTGGTGGGTCCAGCCCAGGGCGTAGCATTCCGTTCCGGCCTTGTCCTTCACACCGGTGGCGCTGTACTCCTCGTACACCTTGAGCAGATTCTCCTTGGTCACGCCCGTGATGCTGGAGACCTTGTCGATGGTGTAGCGGGAATAGTGCTTTTTCAGGAGCTGATAGACACAGCGGGGATTCTGGAGGGTCATGTCCCGCATCGGGACGCCCCGGCCGTCCTTGTCGAAGACCCATGTGTCCTTGCTGTATTTCCGCTTTCCCGCGTCATAGCCGGAGAACAGGCCGTCCTTGAAATTGAAATCGGCGCTGACGATGAAGGACGCGTTTGTATAGTTGGTGACGTACTCTCTGAAATCCTTGTTGTTGCTCAGGATGTAGTGGATCATTCCTCCCAGGAAGGCGATGTCCGTGCCGGACCGCAGCGGCACGTGGTAGTCGCAGCGGGCGGACGTCCTGGTGTAGCGGGGATCGACATGGATGATCCGGGCCCCGTTCTGCTCCTTGGCCCGCAGGATCCACTTGAAAGCGATGGGGTGGTGCTCGGCGGCGTTGCTCCCCATGATGAGGATGACGTCGCTGTTCTTCAGGTCGATATAGTGGTTCGTCATGGAACCACGGCCGAACGACTCTCCCAGAGCCGCAACGGATGGACTGTGTCAGACCCGGGCCTGGTGGTCGATGTACACCAGGCCTAATGCCCTTGCCGTCACGCTCATGAGCCAGCACTCCTCGTTGTCCACGTTGGAGCTTCCGAGGTGGCCGATGGTCTCACAGCGGTTGACGACTTCTCCCTTGGCGTTTTTCAGGACGAATTCCTTGTCCCGCGTGTCCTTCACCAGGCGGGCGATCCTTTCCATCGCCCAGTCCCAGTCCTTGTCTTCCCACTTGTCGCTGTACGGGGCCCGGTACTGGACCTTGCGGAGGCGGTACTTGTTCGCTTCCGTCAGGTCGAAGAATCCCGCCCCCTTGGCGCAGAGGGAACCTTCGTTGATGGGGTGTTCCGGATCTCCCTCGATGTTGAAGATCTTTCCGGTCTTCCGGTCGACGCTGCAGATGAGGCCGCAGCCGACGGAGCAGTAGCAGCAGGTCGTGATGACCTGCTTCGCCGTCCGGACGCGGTTCATCTTGTTCAGTTCGTCCGCATACGCCTTCGCCGGGGCCAGGTCGAGGCCCAGGGATGACAGGGCGATCCCTGAGCCGACGGCTCCCGAAAGGGTAAGGAACCTTCTGCGAGTAATGTTCATAATGCCTCCCGTGCCTGTGTCATGATTGGCATAAGCCAGCAGTGGCACAGGTAGGGGATTTCGCCCGCTTTGTCAATCTGTTACATAAAGCATAGGTGGGAGAGCGAAGAAGGATTCAGGAAGGTGGAAGAGGCGTTTCCCGTCCTGATCCCCGGGGGGTCATTCGATGCAGAGCCATCCCGAGGGATCGAGGGGCTGGTAGCCCTTCTGCTGCATGATCAGGTCAAGGTGGATCAGGCTCAGGGCCGTCACGTCCAGGTCGGGGTCGCCGATGTCGCTGGCGCGGTACAGTGTCACCAGGTATCGCTTGCACTCCTCGCATGTGAAGGCGGACTCGACGGTCTTCCCTTCGAGGAAGAAGTAGTTCATCTCCTGGGGGGATTCGTGTTCGCAGTAGGGGCAGCGGACCCGGTTGAAGCGCCAGTCCCACCCGCAATGGAGGCAGTGGAGCCAGCGCTGGGTGATCTTGTCGTGGACGCGGGCGATCCCGGCGAAGGATCCGCAGAAGGGGCAGTATCCCTTGTCCCATTCGGCGTCCCGGAGGACCGGGGCGGCCTCCGCCGATCGGAGTTCCAGGACGGTCCGCGCGGCGGCCGCCAGCAACAGCCGGCTCACGGCGGCGGGAATGTCCCGGACGCAGTCCCACGAGGCGGGAAGCGTTTCGTCCGGCGGTGGATAGGAATGGAAATAGTCGTGGAAGGGCACGGTACCGGAACCGACGCATGCTTCCCAGGCATCCAGGCCTTCCCGAAGCTGCGGGAAGCCCCGCCGGGCGGCATCGATCAGGGGAAGGAGGACGTTCTGCCAGGGATCTTGCTGGAAAAACAGCCGGATCTGACGGATCACGGGAACGCCGGCCTTCAGTTTGTTCCCGTCGATGCCGGATGGATCGATCCGTCTCCAGTCCAGGTTCCCGATGAGCCGCCGCTGCTCGATCATCAGGGGCCCGAACGCCTCGAGGATCCCCCGGCTGTGGGGGTTCTTCTCCTCCGCTTCCCGGAGGTTCGCGTCCAGTCTCTCGAGGGCCGCATCCCGATCGTTCATCCTCCACCTTCCTTTCAGGAAGCCCCGACAGGCTGACTCCCCTTGAAATTCGTGAGCGGCAGAGGAGTTATGCCGAAAACGACACAATGTCAAGGTCCGATTATCTCTGCGGTTTTGCGGTATGTCATAAATGACATAAGTAGTCGTAATTACTGATAAAAATATTGACACCAAAGGGGAGAAAATATATAGGGGATCGGCAATTTCAGACCCTCAGGCCATCCATGGACAGCGCTCTGTTCATCCCATTTTTCCAAGTGCGAGATTCCGTGGATGAGGGACTGCCTGCCCAGTTGCTATTGCTTTCTCGCTTCCCGGGGAGGGGACGGGACAGCCGATGGATAGAATCCGCAATCATAGAGAAAGGAGCGCTTTATGGAAGTCACCAGAAGAGGTTTCTTGAAGCTCTCCAGCGCCGTGGCGGCCGCGGGCGGACTTGGGTTGAGTCTCAAGCCCGTATCGGCCTATGCCCAACCGCTGAAGATCCAGTACGCCAAAGAAACCACCACCATTTGCCCATACTGCTCGGTGGGCTGCAGCATCATCGTCTCCGTCCGCAGGGGCGTGGTGGTCAACACGGAGGGCGATCCCGACAGTCCCATCAACCGCGGGTCCCTCTGCAGCAAGGGCGGATCCATCTACCAGATGGCCGTCAACGAGAACCGTCTCGGCAAGCCGCTCTACCGCGCTCCTTTCGCAACGGAGTGGAAAGAGGTGGACTGGGAGTGGGCCCTCGAGAAGATCGCCCACAACGTCAAGGAGAGCCGGGACAAGAGTTTCAAGACCAAGAATGACAAGGGCGAAACGGTAAACCGCACGGAAGGGATCGCTTCCGTCGGCAGTGCCGCCATGGACCTGGAAGAGTGCTTCACGTACCAAAAATTCCTGAGGGGGTTGGGTCTGGTGTACATCGAACACCAGGCCCGGATCTGACACAGCCCAACTGTACCGGCTCTGGCAGAGTCGTTCGGGCGTGGCGCAATGACGAATCACTGGGTCGATTTCAAAAACAGTGATGTCCTCCTCATCATGGGCAGCAACCCTGCCTCCAACCATCCCGTCTCCTTCAAGTGGATCCAGGCGGCGGTCGACAAGGGCGCAAAGATCATCTGCGTGGACCCGCGGTTTACGCAATCGGCGGCGAAGGCCCACCTGTATGCCCCTCTCCGCTCGGGAACGGACATCGCCTTCCTCGGCGGGATGATCAAGTACATCCTCGAGAACAACCTCTATTTAGAGGAGTACGTCAAGCATTACACCAACGCCTCCTTCCTGGTGAACCCGGCGTTCAAGCTGCCGGGCGACAACAAGGGCGTTTTCTCGGGGCTGGAAGGGGCAAAATACAACAAGGACACCTGGTCCTACCAGACAGAAGCCGGCGGGCGCATCAAGAAGGACATGAGCCTCAAGGATCCGAACTGCGTTTTCCAGCTCCTGAAGAAGCAGTACTCCCGTTACACCCCGGAGATCGTCTCCAAGATCTGCGGAACGCCGGTTGACAAGCTCCTGGAGGTCTACAAGCTGTACGCCTCGACGGGCAAGCCCGATAAGGCGGGCGTCGAGCTCTACGCCATGGGCTGGACCCAGCACACCGTCGGCGTCCAGAACATCCGGTCGATGTGCATCATCCAGTTGCTCCTGGGCAACATGGGCATCGCCGGCGGCGGTGTCGCGGCCATGCGCGGCGAGTCTAACGTCCAGGGCTCCACGGACCACGGCCTGCTGTTCCACATCTGGCCGGGCTACCTGGGAACCCCCACGGCCTCCCTGGCGACCCTGAAGGCCTTCAACGAGAAGCGGACCCCCACCACGAAAGAGCCCGACAGCCTCAACTGGTGGAAGAATTTCCCGAAATACTCCGCCAGTTTCCTGCGGTCCACATACGGGAAGAACGCATCCCTGGAAGAGGCCTACGAGCTGATGCCCAAGCTGGACGACGGGGCCAACTACTCCTGGCTCACAATCTTCGACCAGATGTACAAGGGCAAGTTCACCGGCTTCTTCGCCTGGGGCATGAATCCCGCCTGCAGCGGGGCCCACTCCAACAAGGTCCGGCAGGCCCTGGGCAAGCTGGACTGGATGGTGAATGTCAACCTCTTCGACAACGAGACGGGCTCCTTCTGGCGCGGCCCCGGCATGGATCCGGCGAAGATCAAGACGGAAGTCTTCATGCTGCCCTGCGCCTCCTCGATCGAGAAGGAGGGGAGCCTCGCCAACAGCGGCCGGCTCCAGCAGTGGCGCTACAAGGCCGTCAATCCCCCCGGCATAGCCCTGCCCGACGGGGACATCATGAGCGAGATTTACTTCAAGGTGAAGGAGCTCTACGAGAAGAACGGCGGACCGCTGAAGGAAGCGATCACGAAGCTCTCCTGGCCCTACGGCAAGTTCGTCGGCTCCCACTACCATTATGATCCCCACGCGGTGGCCAAGGAGATCAACGGCTTCTTCCTGGAGGACAAGAAGGTCGAGAACCCCACCAAGAAGGGCGAATTCAAGGAGTTCAAGAAGGGCGATCCCGTCCCGACCTTTGCCTGGCTGCAGGACGACGGCTCCACCTCTTCGGGGTGCTGGATCTACTGCGGCTCCTACCCGGGGACCAACATGGCGGCACGGCGTGGCCAGAAAGACCCCACCGGCATCGGCCTGTACCCGGAGTGGGCCTGGTCCTGGCCGGTGAACCGCCGGATCATCTACAACGGCGCGTCGGTGGATCTGAACGGAAAACCCTGGAATCCCAAGAAGCCGGTCATCACGTGGAATGGCGAAAAATGGGTGGGCGACGTGCCCGACGGCGCCGGCAACCCCGGCTCCGGACGGCCGCCGTTCATCATGAAACCCGACGGCGTGGCCAGCATCTTCGGACCCGGCCTGGCCGACGGTCCCTTCCCGGAGCACTACGAGCCTCTCGAGTGCCCCGTGGAGAAGAACCTGATGTCGCCGCAGAAGCACAATCCCGCCATCAAGCGGTTCGACAAGGCCGGCGTCGGCTCCGACATGGACGTCTACGCCAGCGTGGCCAGCTGTGACCCGAAGTTCCCTTTCATCTGCTCGACGTACCGGATCAGCGAGCACTGGCAGACGGGCGTTCTCACCCGCTGGTGCCCCTGGCTGGCGGAGATGCAGCCCGGGATGTGGTGCGAGATCGGCCTCGAGCTGGCGAAGGAAAAGGGCATTGCCAACGGAGAGAAGGTCATTGTCGAGTCCGCCCGCGGCAAGGTGGAGTGCACGGCCATTGTAACACCCCGCTTCAAGCCCTTCATCATCGACGGCAACACGATCCACGAGGTCGGCATTCCCTGGCACTTCGGCTGGATCACCACGAAGGACCGGACGTACAAGCCCGGCGACAAGAAGCCCGAGGTCTACACGGAAGGGGACGCGGCCAATCTGCTGACTCCGACCATCGGGGACGCCAACACGATGATTCCCGAAAGCAAGGCCTTCATGGTCAACGTCAGGAAAAGGGGGTGAGAGACCATGGCCGAATACATTAAACTGATTGACGTTTCGAAGTGCACGGGCTGCCGGGGCTGCCAGCTGGCCTGTAAGCAGTGGAACCAGATGCCGGCAAGGCAGACGAAGAACAACGGCTCCTACCAGAATCCCCCGGATCTGCAGTGGAATACCTGGACCCTCATCCGGTTCCAGGAAGTGTCCGACAAGGACGGCCTCAAGTGGCTGTTCCGGAAGGACGGCTGCATGCACTGCACCGACGCGGCCTGCGTGAAGGTCTGCCCCAGCGGCGCCCTGTATCACACGGAGTACGGCACGGTGGGCCTGAACCAGGAGAAGTGCATCGGCTGCAAGGAGTGCATCGCCGCCTGCCCCTTCGACATTCCGCGGTGGAACCGGGCCACGGACCGCATCTACAAGTGCGACCTGTGCCTCTCCCGGATCCAGGCGGATCTGAACCCTGCCTGCGTGAAGGCCTGCCCGACGGGAGCACTCACCTTCGGGGAGAAGAAGGCCATGATCAAGGCGGCCTACAAGCGGGCGGAGGAGCTGGGAGAAAAGGCCTCCGTCTACGGCGACAAGTTCGTCGACGGAACCCATGTGCTCTATGTGTTGCCGGAGAAGGTGGATGTGTACGAGAAGCTGCCGAAGAAGCCGAGCGTCCCGGCATCGATCATTGTCTGGAAGGACTTCCTGAAGCCGCTGTCGCTCTTGGCGGCGGGCGGCGTGGTCGCCGGGTCGTTCCTGCACTACCTCATCCACGGGCCGAAGTCGCCCGATGAGGACCAGAATCAGAAGGGAGGAGGCGAATCATGAAAAAGGGAATGATTCAGGCGACGGACGCCTTTGAGAGAATCGTCCACTGGAGCCTGGCCATTTCGTGCCTGCTCCTGTGCATTTCGGGCCTGGGGATGATGTTCCATTCCCTCAACTGGATCGGGGAGATCTTCGGAGGTCTCCGGTCGCTGAAGTACATTCACAATTTCACGGGGATCTGGTTCGGGGCGTCCCTGGCCTTCGCCATCGGGATGTGGTGGAAGGAGGCGGGGGTGTTCACGATGCCGGAGGACCTGGACTGGATGATGTGCGGCGGCGGGTACCTGTGGCATGTGGACAAGGTTCCCGAAGTCGGGAAGTACAACCCGGGGCAGAAGGCGTTCTTCCTGGCGGTGGCGGGCTGCGGGGTCCTGATGTTCGTAACGGGACTGATCATGTGGTTTCCGCTGAGCTTCCCGTCCGGACTGGTGCGGTGGATGTTCGTGCTGCACGCCCTGGGGTTCGTGACGATCTTCGCGTTTTTCTTCGTGCACCTGTACCTGGGGACGGTGGGCTCACCGGGTTCCCTGCCGGCGATGACGACGGGGTGGGTGACCCGTGCGTGGCTGAAAAAGCAGCACCCGAAGTGGCTCAAGGAGATGGAGCACGAGGGGAAACTGGTGGTCTACGGCGAGGAGAAGGCCGGCGGAAGCCACTGAGGCCCGGCATTTCCAGTCGGAGGGATGCGAATCCCGCCGGCCATCCAGTGATAATGATCGAACAAAAGGCTTGCCCTTCGGGGCGGGCCTTTTTCTTTCCCCGGGGCGCGACGGCTGTCACGGGGCATGCCGCCGTCGCGGACGTTTTTCCACGCGGGCCGTTCAAAAATACCCGTCTGCGGCGTTTCCCTCATCCTTCGCCATTCGATGTACCGAAAGGGTACGACTCATGGCTAAGGATTTCGGGGGCCTTGCATCCGGGCATTTTTGAACAGCCCGTCCCATGCTTCCGGCAGAGGCGTCCTTCTGATTGCTCCTCTGGGAACCCCCGGCCGCGCCCCCGCGGTTGGCTGGCCGTTCGGGGCGCGGGGGCTGTCACGGATATTTCTTCCGCTTTTTTTAGGACTTGGTGACAATTGCATTTGCCTTCCCCCCCGCCGCCGTGCCGTGATATAAAGGCTCACAACCCGTAAGGAGGCTGATGACGATGAGAGGAAGGATCGGTTCGCGAACAGGTGCGGTGCTGGTTTGCCTGATCATGCTGCTCGGATGGGGCGGAACGGCCCTGGCCCAGCCGCCCGTAGGAGGGACACTCCCCGAATTCACCCTCTCCGCGCCGAAGGACAGCGGCGAGAAAAGCTACCTGGGCCTTTCGTGGCTCGGCGGCTCCTTCCGGATTCCCGAGCTGAAGACCCGGGTCGTGATCATCGAGGTTTTCAGCATGTACTGCCCGTACTGCCAGGCGGAGGCACCCAAGGTCAACCGGCTCTACGGGCTGATCGAGGGCAATCCGGCCCTGAAGGGGAAAATCAAGCTGATCGGCATCGGGGCGGGAAACTCACCCTATGAGGTCGGAGTATTCAAGAAAAAGTACGGCGTGCCCTTTCCCCTCTTTCCGGATGGGGATTTCAAGATTCACAAACTCCTGGGCGAGGTGCGGACGCCCTACTTCATCGGGGTGAAGATCAATCCCGACGGTTCGCACACTGTTTTCTTCTCGAAGCTGGGGGCCTTCGAGAGCCCCGAATCCTTCCTGAACTCCATGATCCGTCTTTCGGGACTCCAGTAACAGGAGGTGGGAGCCATGTCGCGCAGGAGCACATTCCGGATCTGGATGGCCGTTGCCGTGTTGCTTTTCGCTGCCGGGGAGGCGATGGCTCTTTCGGACGCCTACAAGGGCAATATCTACAACACCGGGGTCCTGAAGCCCACGGACAGCAGCCTCAAGGTAAAGGTCGGCGAGGCCGCCCCGGATTTCACCCTGCCCTCGGTGGCGGGGGAGCGGGTGTCCCTGGGCTCCTACCGGGGAAAGAAGAACGTGGTCCTCTCCTTCGTCCCCGCCGCCTGGACGCCCGTCTGCTCCGACCAGTGGCCGGGGTACAACATCGTGAAGGATCTCTTCGAAGCCCACGATGCCGTCCTGCTGGGCATCACGGTGGACAACATCCCCACCCTGTTTTCCTGGACAATCCAGATGGGAAAGCTCTGGTTTCCCGTCCTGTCGGACTTCTGGCCCCACGGGGCCGTGGCGGACCGCTACGGCATCCTGCGTTCCGACGGAACCGCGGAGCGGGCCCTGTTCGTCATCGACAAAAAAGGGATCATCCGCTACATCGACGTCCATGACATCAACCAGCGGCCGTCCCTGGAGAGCTTGATGAAGGCGCTGGAAAACCTGCGCTGAAATCGGGACGGGACCCGACGGCCGGGAGGCCTCAGGACCGTCCGCAGGAAGGGAGGATGGAGGATCCCATGGGGGGTGAAAAGGTGACCCGCCGGCAGAAGGATGTCTCGCGGCTTCTGCGGGAAAAGAAAAAGATCCAGCGGGACAAAATCACAAAGACGAAAAAGAAATAGGGTTGTCATGGCGAAGGATTTCTGGTCGGAGGCGGACCTGCGCCAGATGGCGGAGGCCCGCCTTTCCGTGGAAAAGGCGGAAGAACAACTGGAACGGTTCCACACCGGCGTTCAGCCGCTCCGGCTGGACAGGCCCTGCACCGCCGGGGACGGGATCCTGGCCCTTCCGGCCCCGGAGAGGGAGCGGTGCGAGCGGATCTTCGAGGAGCTTGTCAAGACGGGACGCGTGATGAAGTTCGTCCCGGCCTCCGGGGCGGCCAGTCGCATGTTCCGGGACTGGCACCGGGCCTGTTCGGTGAGGGCCTTCGATTCCGCCCCGGAAGAGGAAAACTTCCTGA encodes the following:
- the fdnG gene encoding formate dehydrogenase-N subunit alpha gives rise to the protein MNITRRRFLTLSGAVGSGIALSSLGLDLAPAKAYADELNKMNRVRTAKQVITTCCYCSVGCGLICSVDRKTGKIFNIEGDPEHPINEGSLCAKGAGFFDLTEANKYRLRKVQYRAPYSDKWEDKDWDWAMERIARLVKDTRDKEFVLKNAKGEVVNRCETIGHLGSSNVDNEECWLMSVTARALGLVYIDHQARVUHSPSVAALGESFGRGSMTNHYIDLKNSDVILIMGSNAAEHHPIAFKWILRAKEQNGARIIHVDPRYTRTSARCDYHVPLRSGTDIAFLGGMIHYILSNNKDFREYVTNYTNASFIVSADFNFKDGLFSGYDAGKRKYSKDTWVFDKDGRGVPMRDMTLQNPRCVYQLLKKHYSRYTIDKVSSITGVTKENLLKVYEEYSATGVKDKAGTECYALGWTHHTTGSQIIRTMSIIQLLLGNMGIAGGGINALRGEPNVQGSTDHCILYGNLPGYLKMPVASLDTLEKYLHKCTPESKDPQSANYYQNYPNFFVSLLKSYYDERATKENEFCYSWLPKMDDGQAYSLMHLFDKMYEGKVKGLFSVGTDPAVSSPNTAKVRKALEKLDWLVSANIFDNETCSFWKGPGVDPKKVKTECFLLPASATMEKEGSQSNSGRWVTWKYKAAEPPEDAIPVGEIWIKMMDAVRALYKKEGGKFPEPILGLKWDYTDRKGRYDALKISKQINGYFLKDTVIEDKEKKTSTVFKKGQLVPTFGMLKADGSTSGGNWIMAGSFSTDGENKMAKRGKDDPTGLGLYPNWSFAWPVNRRILYNRASCDVNGTPYNPKRKILAWTGEKWVGDVPDGPWPPMANKEKGKYPFIMKQDGLGALFGPGMVEGPFPEHYEPLEGPLSKNPLSGQLINPAIQIFKSDLDKVANADEKFPYVCTTYSCTEHWCSGALTRWQLWLLEMQPELYVEIGDKLAKQKGIRNGERVRVSSVRGQVECVAMVTKRFRPFQVEGKEVHQVGMPFNYGWLFPKDGGDSTNFLTPTVGDANTFCPEYKAFMVNVAKI
- a CDS encoding formate dehydrogenase accessory protein FdhE translates to MNDRDAALERLDANLREAEEKNPHSRGILEAFGPLMIEQRRLIGNLDWRRIDPSGIDGNKLKAGVPVIRQIRLFFQQDPWQNVLLPLIDAARRGFPQLREGLDAWEACVGSGTVPFHDYFHSYPPPDETLPASWDCVRDIPAAVSRLLLAAAARTVLELRSAEAAPVLRDAEWDKGYCPFCGSFAGIARVHDKITQRWLHCLHCGWDWRFNRVRCPYCEHESPQEMNYFFLEGKTVESAFTCEECKRYLVTLYRASDIGDPDLDVTALSLIHLDLIMQQKGYQPLDPSGWLCIE
- the fdnG gene encoding formate dehydrogenase-N subunit alpha, giving the protein MEVTRRGFLKLSSAVAAAGGLGLSLKPVSAYAQPLKIQYAKETTTICPYCSVGCSIIVSVRRGVVVNTEGDPDSPINRGSLCSKGGSIYQMAVNENRLGKPLYRAPFATEWKEVDWEWALEKIAHNVKESRDKSFKTKNDKGETVNRTEGIASVGSAAMDLEECFTYQKFLRGLGLVYIEHQARIUHSPTVPALAESFGRGAMTNHWVDFKNSDVLLIMGSNPASNHPVSFKWIQAAVDKGAKIICVDPRFTQSAAKAHLYAPLRSGTDIAFLGGMIKYILENNLYLEEYVKHYTNASFLVNPAFKLPGDNKGVFSGLEGAKYNKDTWSYQTEAGGRIKKDMSLKDPNCVFQLLKKQYSRYTPEIVSKICGTPVDKLLEVYKLYASTGKPDKAGVELYAMGWTQHTVGVQNIRSMCIIQLLLGNMGIAGGGVAAMRGESNVQGSTDHGLLFHIWPGYLGTPTASLATLKAFNEKRTPTTKEPDSLNWWKNFPKYSASFLRSTYGKNASLEEAYELMPKLDDGANYSWLTIFDQMYKGKFTGFFAWGMNPACSGAHSNKVRQALGKLDWMVNVNLFDNETGSFWRGPGMDPAKIKTEVFMLPCASSIEKEGSLANSGRLQQWRYKAVNPPGIALPDGDIMSEIYFKVKELYEKNGGPLKEAITKLSWPYGKFVGSHYHYDPHAVAKEINGFFLEDKKVENPTKKGEFKEFKKGDPVPTFAWLQDDGSTSSGCWIYCGSYPGTNMAARRGQKDPTGIGLYPEWAWSWPVNRRIIYNGASVDLNGKPWNPKKPVITWNGEKWVGDVPDGAGNPGSGRPPFIMKPDGVASIFGPGLADGPFPEHYEPLECPVEKNLMSPQKHNPAIKRFDKAGVGSDMDVYASVASCDPKFPFICSTYRISEHWQTGVLTRWCPWLAEMQPGMWCEIGLELAKEKGIANGEKVIVESARGKVECTAIVTPRFKPFIIDGNTIHEVGIPWHFGWITTKDRTYKPGDKKPEVYTEGDAANLLTPTIGDANTMIPESKAFMVNVRKRG
- a CDS encoding 4Fe-4S dicluster domain-containing protein, with the translated sequence MAEYIKLIDVSKCTGCRGCQLACKQWNQMPARQTKNNGSYQNPPDLQWNTWTLIRFQEVSDKDGLKWLFRKDGCMHCTDAACVKVCPSGALYHTEYGTVGLNQEKCIGCKECIAACPFDIPRWNRATDRIYKCDLCLSRIQADLNPACVKACPTGALTFGEKKAMIKAAYKRAEELGEKASVYGDKFVDGTHVLYVLPEKVDVYEKLPKKPSVPASIIVWKDFLKPLSLLAAGGVVAGSFLHYLIHGPKSPDEDQNQKGGGES
- a CDS encoding formate dehydrogenase subunit gamma: MKKGMIQATDAFERIVHWSLAISCLLLCISGLGMMFHSLNWIGEIFGGLRSLKYIHNFTGIWFGASLAFAIGMWWKEAGVFTMPEDLDWMMCGGGYLWHVDKVPEVGKYNPGQKAFFLAVAGCGVLMFVTGLIMWFPLSFPSGLVRWMFVLHALGFVTIFAFFFVHLYLGTVGSPGSLPAMTTGWVTRAWLKKQHPKWLKEMEHEGKLVVYGEEKAGGSH
- a CDS encoding TlpA disulfide reductase family protein, which encodes MRGRIGSRTGAVLVCLIMLLGWGGTALAQPPVGGTLPEFTLSAPKDSGEKSYLGLSWLGGSFRIPELKTRVVIIEVFSMYCPYCQAEAPKVNRLYGLIEGNPALKGKIKLIGIGAGNSPYEVGVFKKKYGVPFPLFPDGDFKIHKLLGEVRTPYFIGVKINPDGSHTVFFSKLGAFESPESFLNSMIRLSGLQ
- a CDS encoding peroxiredoxin, with product MSRRSTFRIWMAVAVLLFAAGEAMALSDAYKGNIYNTGVLKPTDSSLKVKVGEAAPDFTLPSVAGERVSLGSYRGKKNVVLSFVPAAWTPVCSDQWPGYNIVKDLFEAHDAVLLGITVDNIPTLFSWTIQMGKLWFPVLSDFWPHGAVADRYGILRSDGTAERALFVIDKKGIIRYIDVHDINQRPSLESLMKALENLR